From a single Streptomyces liliifuscus genomic region:
- a CDS encoding PepSY domain-containing protein gives MKRNIVIATIAAAALIGGGTATALAVSGDEEAPAKKSDVRVSNDDTGRDDDAHVNDTDDNDADDRADDKADAAEDRAAKDSGEDAEDKAENAADAKLAQVDAADAIKAALKNTAGTAVSADLDDEGTKHVWAVDILTNGGAWHSVQVDPATGKVVGSHVDRDDDGDDAAETAQIRAALKGSSVTAAEAAEAGAAKGTVTSVDLDEESTDKAWGVDTTAPNGTGSDWRVDSGSGKITADRSND, from the coding sequence ATGAAGCGCAACATCGTCATCGCCACCATCGCGGCCGCAGCCCTGATCGGCGGCGGCACCGCGACCGCCCTCGCGGTCTCGGGTGACGAAGAGGCGCCGGCGAAGAAGTCCGACGTGCGGGTGTCGAACGACGACACCGGCCGCGACGACGACGCCCATGTGAACGACACGGACGACAACGACGCGGACGACAGGGCGGACGACAAGGCCGACGCGGCCGAGGACAGGGCCGCGAAGGACTCCGGCGAGGACGCAGAGGACAAGGCCGAGAACGCCGCCGACGCCAAGCTCGCGCAGGTCGACGCCGCCGACGCGATCAAGGCGGCGCTGAAGAACACGGCCGGCACGGCGGTCTCGGCCGACCTGGACGACGAGGGCACCAAGCACGTGTGGGCCGTGGACATCCTCACCAACGGCGGCGCCTGGCACAGCGTCCAGGTCGACCCCGCCACCGGCAAGGTCGTCGGCTCCCACGTCGACCGGGACGACGACGGTGACGACGCCGCCGAGACCGCGCAGATCCGTGCCGCCCTGAAGGGCAGCTCCGTCACCGCCGCCGAGGCCGCGGAGGCCGGCGCCGCCAAGGGCACGGTGACCTCCGTCGACCTCGACGAGGAGAGCACGGACAAGGCCTGGGGGGTCGACACCACCGCCCCGAACGGCACCGGCAGCGACTGGAGGGTCGACTCCGGCTCCGGCAAGATCACGGCGGACCGCTCGAACGACTGA
- a CDS encoding MFS transporter yields the protein MSASSTRPSYAAVLRMPHATRTFTAALLGRLSYGMVSLAVLLAVTRATGSYAAAGAVMALFGAASVFLSPLRAALVDRHGPRRALLPMAALYAGLLGTLAAATWRPGAPAAAIGAVAVAAGACTPPLGPTMRAVWGELVTDRRLLQRAYSLDGVAEELLFVSGPLLVGVVVQFAPPAAGVAVSGLLVGLGTLAFVTSPAVKSVAVRVQVQASRVQARARLRMRLRIERGLVQPVVVAAGVGLSLGAVDLLVLAFAEQRGHGDDAVAWIFAALSAGSAVGGLLYGAVDWRTGARVRLPVLTAGLGLALAVAGLAPGLGTLAGAAVCAGFFVAPALTTAYLVADESAAPGARVQAGAWVNTAVNAGISAGAAAAGLLVGRLPLGAGFAMAGGAALLAAAAVGVGTRHSRALPRKREQEQEHEQEREREQEAGAAEQAR from the coding sequence ATGTCTGCGTCTTCAACGCGGCCTTCGTATGCCGCGGTACTGCGCATGCCCCACGCCACCCGAACCTTCACAGCCGCCCTGCTGGGCAGGCTGTCGTACGGCATGGTCTCGCTGGCCGTACTGCTCGCGGTGACCCGCGCCACCGGCTCGTACGCCGCCGCAGGAGCCGTCATGGCGCTCTTCGGCGCCGCGAGCGTGTTCCTGTCACCCCTGAGGGCGGCCCTCGTCGACCGCCACGGCCCGCGTCGCGCCCTGCTGCCGATGGCCGCGCTGTACGCGGGCCTGCTCGGCACACTCGCCGCGGCCACCTGGCGCCCCGGGGCACCCGCGGCCGCCATAGGAGCGGTCGCCGTCGCGGCGGGCGCCTGCACCCCGCCCCTCGGCCCCACCATGCGGGCCGTCTGGGGCGAACTCGTCACCGACCGACGGCTGTTGCAGCGCGCGTACAGCCTGGACGGGGTCGCCGAGGAACTGCTGTTCGTCTCGGGGCCACTGCTGGTGGGAGTGGTCGTACAGTTCGCGCCCCCGGCCGCCGGAGTCGCCGTCAGCGGCCTGCTGGTGGGCCTCGGCACCTTGGCGTTCGTCACCTCACCCGCGGTGAAGAGCGTCGCCGTACGAGTACAAGTACAAGCCTCACGCGTACAGGCGCGGGCTCGTCTGCGGATGCGTCTGCGGATCGAGCGCGGGCTCGTCCAGCCCGTCGTCGTGGCCGCGGGCGTCGGGCTCTCGCTCGGCGCCGTCGACCTGCTGGTGCTGGCCTTCGCCGAGCAGCGGGGCCACGGGGACGACGCCGTGGCGTGGATCTTCGCAGCGCTGTCGGCCGGGAGCGCCGTGGGTGGGCTGCTGTACGGCGCGGTCGACTGGCGCACCGGAGCCCGGGTGCGGCTGCCCGTGCTGACGGCGGGCCTCGGCCTGGCCCTGGCCGTCGCCGGGCTCGCCCCGGGCCTCGGCACGCTCGCCGGCGCCGCCGTGTGCGCCGGATTCTTCGTCGCCCCGGCGCTGACCACCGCGTATCTGGTGGCCGACGAGTCCGCCGCGCCGGGCGCCCGGGTCCAGGCCGGTGCCTGGGTCAACACCGCCGTGAACGCGGGTATCTCGGCGGGTGCGGCGGCCGCGGGACTGCTGGTGGGCCGCCTGCCCTTGGGGGCGGGGTTCGCCATGGCCGGCGGGGCGGCACTGCTCGCGGCCGCGGCCGTCGGAGTGGGGACCCGCCACTCCCGCGCACTCCCACGGAAGCGGGAGCAGGAGCAGGAGCACGAGCAGGAGCGGGAGCGCGAGCAGGAGGCCGGCGCTGCGGAACAAGCCCGCTGA
- a CDS encoding coiled-coil domain-containing protein encodes MSDTSPYGFELVRRGYDRAQVDERISKLVSDRDSALARITALEKRIEELHLETQNAQAQVSDAEPSYAGLGARVEKILRLAEEEAKDLREEARRAAEQHRELAESAAQQVRNDAESFAADRKAKAEDEGVRIVEKAKSDASQLRTEAQKDAQSKREEADALFEETRAKAAQAAADFETNLAKRREQSERDLASRQAKAEKRLAEIEHRAEQLRLEAEKLRTDAERRARQTVETAQRQAEDIVADANAKADRIRSESERELAALTNRRDSINAQLTNVREMLATLTGAAVAAAGSPAEDEPISRGVPAQQSR; translated from the coding sequence ATGAGCGACACTTCCCCCTACGGCTTCGAGCTTGTGCGGCGTGGGTACGACCGCGCTCAGGTGGACGAACGCATTTCGAAGCTCGTCTCCGACCGTGACAGCGCTCTGGCCCGTATCACTGCTCTGGAAAAGCGCATCGAGGAGCTCCATCTCGAAACGCAGAACGCCCAGGCCCAGGTCAGCGACGCAGAGCCGTCGTACGCGGGTCTCGGCGCGCGCGTCGAGAAGATCCTCCGCCTCGCCGAGGAGGAGGCGAAGGACCTGCGCGAAGAGGCCCGTCGCGCGGCGGAACAGCACCGTGAGCTCGCCGAGTCGGCGGCTCAGCAGGTGCGTAACGACGCAGAATCGTTCGCTGCGGACCGCAAGGCCAAGGCGGAGGACGAGGGCGTCCGGATCGTCGAGAAGGCCAAGTCCGACGCTTCTCAGCTGCGTACCGAGGCTCAGAAGGACGCGCAGTCCAAGCGTGAGGAGGCGGACGCCCTCTTCGAGGAGACCCGTGCGAAGGCCGCTCAGGCCGCCGCCGACTTCGAGACGAACCTCGCCAAGCGCCGCGAACAGTCCGAGCGTGACCTGGCCTCGCGTCAGGCCAAGGCGGAGAAGCGTCTCGCGGAGATCGAGCACCGCGCGGAGCAGCTCCGTCTGGAGGCCGAGAAGCTGCGTACGGACGCGGAGCGTCGCGCCCGTCAGACGGTGGAGACGGCTCAGCGCCAGGCCGAGGACATCGTGGCCGACGCGAACGCCAAGGCGGACCGGATCCGTTCGGAATCCGAGCGGGAGCTGGCGGCTCTTACGAACCGTCGCGACTCGATCAACGCTCAGCTGACGAACGTCCGCGAGATGCTCGCGACGCTGACCGGTGCGGCTGTGGCTGCCGCCGGGTCGCCGGCCGAGGACGAGCCGATCTCTCGTGGGGTGCCGGCGCAGCAGTCCCGGTAA
- the mce gene encoding methylmalonyl-CoA epimerase codes for MLTRIDHIGIACFDLDRTVEFYRATYGFEVFHSEVNEEQGVREAMLKINETSDGGASYLQLLEPTREDSAVGKWLAKNGEGVHHIAFGTADVDADAAAIGDKGVRVLYDEPRRGSMGSRITFLHPKDCHGVLTELVTSAPVESPEH; via the coding sequence ATGCTGACGCGAATCGACCACATCGGGATCGCCTGTTTCGACCTCGACAGGACTGTCGAGTTCTATCGGGCCACATACGGCTTCGAGGTCTTCCACTCCGAGGTCAACGAGGAGCAGGGCGTGCGCGAGGCCATGCTCAAGATCAACGAGACGTCCGACGGGGGCGCCTCCTACCTCCAGCTCCTGGAACCCACCCGCGAGGACTCCGCCGTCGGAAAGTGGCTGGCCAAGAACGGTGAGGGCGTGCACCACATCGCCTTCGGTACGGCGGATGTGGACGCGGACGCGGCCGCCATCGGCGACAAGGGCGTACGCGTGCTGTACGACGAGCCGCGCAGGGGTTCGATGGGGTCTCGCATCACCTTTCTGCATCCAAAGGATTGCCATGGCGTCCTGACAGAACTGGTCACATCGGCGCCTGTTGAGTCACCTGAGCACTGA
- a CDS encoding ABC transporter ATP-binding protein produces MIELEGLTKRYGEKMAVNHLTFTVRPGIVTGFLGPNGAGKSTTMRMLLGLDRPTAGDVRIDGQHYDRLKDPLKYIGALLDAKAMHGGRSAFNHLLCLAQSNGIPRARVHEVLDTVGLTAVARKKAKGFSLGMGQRLGIAGALLGDPRILMFDEPVNGLDPEGIHWIRNLMKSLAAQGRTVFVSSHLMSEMALTADHLVVIGQGRLLADTSMADFIRQNSRSYVRIRSPQRERLLDVLHGAGITVVESGGEALEVDGSKSEHIGELAAQHQLVLHELSPQQASLEEAFMQLTAESVEYHAHSDPSLGATAPTAAPPGAPPAGQQQAPQWGNDWKKG; encoded by the coding sequence ATGATCGAGCTTGAGGGGCTTACCAAGCGGTACGGCGAGAAAATGGCGGTGAACCATCTGACGTTCACCGTGCGGCCGGGAATCGTGACCGGGTTTCTGGGGCCGAACGGGGCCGGGAAGTCCACGACGATGCGGATGCTGCTCGGGCTCGACCGGCCGACCGCGGGTGACGTGCGGATCGACGGGCAGCACTACGACCGTCTCAAGGATCCGCTGAAGTACATCGGGGCCCTGCTCGACGCCAAGGCCATGCACGGCGGCCGCAGCGCCTTCAACCACCTTCTGTGCCTCGCGCAGAGCAATGGGATTCCTCGGGCGCGGGTGCACGAGGTCCTCGACACCGTCGGCCTCACCGCGGTGGCGAGGAAGAAGGCCAAGGGCTTCTCGCTCGGTATGGGGCAGCGGCTCGGCATCGCGGGCGCGCTGCTCGGCGACCCGCGGATCCTGATGTTCGACGAGCCGGTCAACGGGCTCGACCCCGAGGGCATCCACTGGATCCGCAACCTGATGAAGTCCCTGGCCGCCCAGGGCCGTACGGTCTTCGTCTCCTCGCATCTGATGAGCGAGATGGCGCTGACCGCCGACCACCTCGTCGTGATCGGCCAGGGCCGGCTGCTCGCCGACACCTCCATGGCCGACTTCATCCGGCAGAACTCACGGTCGTACGTACGGATCCGGTCGCCCCAGCGGGAGCGGCTGCTCGATGTGCTGCACGGGGCCGGGATCACCGTCGTCGAGTCCGGCGGCGAGGCGCTCGAGGTGGACGGCTCGAAGTCGGAGCACATCGGGGAGCTCGCGGCTCAGCACCAGCTCGTGCTGCATGAGCTGAGCCCTCAACAGGCCTCGCTGGAAGAGGCGTTCATGCAGCTGACGGCGGAGTCGGTGGAGTACCACGCGCACTCCGATCCGTCGCTCGGCGCCACCGCGCCGACCGCCGCTCCGCCTGGCGCGCCGCCCGCCGGGCAGCAGCAGGCGCCCCAGTGGGGCAACGACTGGAAGAAGGGCTGA
- a CDS encoding acetyl-CoA C-acetyltransferase, producing MSGTNSTTSVIVAGARTPMGRLLGSLKSFSGADLGGFAIKAALDRAGIGGDQVQYVIMGQVLQAGAGQIPARQAAVKAGIPMSVPALTINKVCLSGLDAVALADQLIRAGEFDVIVAGGQESMTNAPHLLPKSRAGYKYGAIEMLDAMAYDGLTDAFENIAMGESTEKHNTRLGILRPEQDDFSALSHQRAAAAQKNGLFEAEITPVEIPQRKGEPVVFSKDEGIRGETTTESLGRLRPAFAKDGTITAGSASQISDGAAAVVVMSKAKALELGLEWIAEIGAHGNVAGPDNSLQSQPSNAIQHALKKEGIGVEDLDLIEINEAFAAVAVQSMKDLGVSTEKVNVNGGAIALGHPIGMSGARLVLHLALELKRRGGGVGAAALCGGGGQGDALIVRVPKA from the coding sequence ATGTCTGGAACGAACAGCACCACCTCCGTCATCGTCGCGGGTGCCCGCACCCCGATGGGACGGCTGCTGGGCTCACTGAAGTCCTTCTCCGGAGCCGACCTCGGTGGTTTCGCGATCAAGGCCGCCCTCGACCGTGCGGGCATCGGCGGTGATCAGGTGCAGTACGTGATCATGGGCCAGGTGCTCCAGGCCGGGGCGGGGCAGATCCCGGCACGCCAGGCCGCGGTCAAGGCGGGCATCCCGATGAGCGTCCCGGCGCTCACGATCAACAAGGTCTGTCTCTCGGGCCTCGACGCCGTCGCGCTCGCCGACCAGCTGATCCGCGCCGGCGAGTTCGACGTGATCGTGGCGGGCGGTCAGGAGTCGATGACCAACGCTCCCCACCTGCTGCCGAAGTCCCGGGCGGGCTACAAGTACGGCGCGATCGAGATGCTCGACGCCATGGCGTACGACGGGCTGACCGACGCCTTCGAGAACATCGCCATGGGCGAGTCGACCGAGAAGCACAACACACGCCTGGGCATCCTGCGGCCCGAGCAGGACGACTTCTCGGCCCTCTCGCACCAGCGGGCCGCCGCCGCGCAGAAGAACGGCCTCTTCGAGGCCGAGATCACTCCGGTGGAGATTCCGCAGCGCAAGGGCGAGCCCGTCGTCTTCAGCAAGGACGAGGGCATCCGCGGCGAGACGACCACCGAGTCGCTCGGCAGGCTGCGGCCCGCGTTCGCGAAGGACGGGACGATCACCGCCGGCTCGGCCTCGCAGATCTCCGACGGGGCGGCCGCCGTCGTCGTCATGAGCAAGGCCAAGGCGCTGGAGCTCGGACTGGAGTGGATCGCGGAGATCGGCGCCCACGGAAACGTCGCCGGACCCGACAACTCTTTGCAGTCGCAGCCGTCGAACGCGATCCAGCACGCGCTCAAGAAGGAGGGCATCGGCGTCGAGGATCTTGACCTGATCGAGATCAACGAAGCCTTCGCCGCCGTCGCGGTCCAGTCAATGAAGGACCTCGGGGTGTCCACGGAAAAGGTGAACGTCAACGGCGGCGCCATCGCCCTCGGCCACCCGATCGGCATGTCCGGCGCCCGGCTCGTACTGCACCTCGCCCTCGAACTGAAGCGGCGGGGCGGCGGAGTGGGCGCGGCGGCGCTGTGCGGTGGCGGCGGGCAGGGTGACGCACTGATCGTGCGGGTACCCAAGGCCTGA
- the meaB gene encoding methylmalonyl Co-A mutase-associated GTPase MeaB: MQDVASLVTQAREGRPRAVARLISLVEGASPQLREVMAALAPLAGNAYVVGLTGSPGVGKSTSTSALVTAYRRQGKRVGVLAVDPSSPFSGGALLGDRVRMSDHASDPGVYIRSMATRGHLGGLAWAAPQAIRVLDAAGCDVVLVETVGVGQSEVEIASQADTSVVLLAPGMGDGIQAAKAGILEIGDVYVVNKADRDGADATARELNHMLGLGESRGPGDWRPPIVKTVAAREEGIDEVVEALEKHRAWMEERGVLVERRLARASREVETIAVTALRARIADLHGDRRLSALAERIVAGDLDPYRAADSLVEGLTET; encoded by the coding sequence ATGCAGGACGTCGCCTCGTTGGTGACCCAGGCCAGGGAAGGCCGGCCGCGGGCCGTGGCCCGGCTGATCTCCCTGGTGGAGGGGGCGTCCCCGCAGCTCCGTGAGGTCATGGCCGCACTGGCGCCGCTCGCGGGCAACGCGTACGTCGTGGGGCTCACGGGCTCGCCCGGTGTCGGCAAGTCGACATCCACGTCGGCGCTCGTGACGGCTTACCGGCGACAGGGCAAGCGGGTCGGGGTGCTGGCCGTCGACCCGTCGTCGCCCTTCTCGGGCGGTGCGCTCCTGGGGGACCGGGTGCGGATGTCGGACCACGCGTCCGATCCCGGTGTCTACATCCGCTCCATGGCGACGCGGGGGCACCTCGGCGGGCTCGCCTGGGCCGCCCCGCAGGCGATCCGGGTGCTGGACGCGGCGGGGTGCGACGTGGTCCTCGTGGAGACCGTCGGGGTCGGGCAGTCCGAGGTCGAGATCGCCTCGCAGGCCGACACGAGTGTGGTGCTGCTGGCTCCCGGCATGGGTGACGGCATCCAGGCCGCCAAGGCGGGGATCCTGGAGATCGGTGACGTGTACGTCGTCAACAAGGCCGACCGGGACGGGGCGGACGCCACCGCCCGTGAGCTGAACCACATGCTGGGGCTCGGTGAGTCCCGGGGGCCCGGGGACTGGCGGCCGCCGATCGTGAAGACGGTCGCGGCGCGGGAGGAAGGGATCGACGAGGTCGTCGAGGCGCTGGAGAAGCATCGGGCGTGGATGGAGGAGCGGGGGGTGCTTGTGGAGCGGCGGCTTGCCCGGGCCTCTCGTGAGGTCGAGACGATCGCCGTCACGGCCCTTCGGGCGCGGATCGCCGACCTCCACGGAGACCGGCGCCTCAGCGCCCTCGCCGAACGCATCGTCGCGGGCGACCTTGACCCCTACCGGGCGGCGGACTCCTTGGTCGAGGGCCTGACAGAGACCTGA
- the scy gene encoding polarized growth protein Scy gives MRGYERQEREPAADVDHLSRFEAEMERLKTEREKAVQHAEDLGYQVEVLRAKLHEARRSLATRPAYDSADIGYQAEQMLRNAQIQADQLRQDAERELSQARAQTQRILQEHAEQAARLQAELHQEAVTRRQQLDQELSERRQSVESHVNENVAWAEQLRARSEQQARRLVDESRGEAEQALAAARAEAERVAAEARQRLQSDAEQARAEAEALLRRARTDAERLLNAASTQAQEATDHAEQLRSSTATESDSARRQAGELSRAAEQRISEAETALREARAEAEKVLAEAKEAASKALSSAESANEQRTRTAKEQVARLVSEATKEAETTKAEAEQVVADAKTAAEKIVAEAEENARSLTAEETASQLAKAARTAEDVLNKASEEAKSTTKAASEEAERIRAGAEAEADRLRAEAHDIAEQLKGTAKDDTKEYRAKTVELQEEARRLRGDAEQLRADANAEGERIRSEARREAVQQIEEAAKTAEELLAKAKADADDQRSNATTESQRVRTEAIERATTLRRQAEETLERTRAEAERHRAEAVEQSEAITAEAERAARELHEDTERAIAARQAEAAEGLTRLHTEAEERLASAEQALTDARAEGERIRREAAEEIDRLRGEAAERIRTLQAQAEAEAERLRDEAASDASASRAEGESIAVRLRSEAAAEAERLKSEAQDTADRVRTEAQAAAERLATEAAEALSAAQEEAARRRREAEELLGAARQEADQERERAREQSEELLASARNRVEEAQTEAVRLVEEADRRATEMVSAAEQTAQQVRDSVAGLHEQAQEEITGLRSAAEHAAERTRTEAQQEADRVRADAYAERERAAEDGNRVRREAHEEAEAAKSLAERTVSEAITESDRLRSDASEFVQRARTEASDTVASAEQDASRARAEAREDANRIRSDAATQADTLITEVTSEAERLTAETNAEAERVRSESVAKAEKLISDATGDAERLRAEAAETVGSAQQHAERVRSEAERVKNEAAAEADRLMSNARDEADDTLDKARKEANKRRSEAAEQVDTLITETAAEADKLITEAQQTAHKTTADAESHADTMVGAARNEAERLVSEATVEGNSLVERARTDADELLVGARRDATAIRERAEELRDRITGEIEDLHDRARRESAETMKAAGDRCDALIKAAEDQLREAEAKAKDLVSEANSEAGKVRIAAVKKAEGLLKEAEQKKAALISEAEAIRSEAVREARAAVEEGKRELEVLVRRREDINAEISRVQDVLEALESFEAPSSGKDGGVKAAAAAGATRSGGKPSEG, from the coding sequence GTGCGGGGCTACGAACGCCAGGAGCGAGAGCCGGCGGCTGACGTCGACCACCTCTCTCGGTTCGAGGCCGAGATGGAGCGGCTGAAGACCGAGCGGGAGAAGGCCGTCCAGCACGCCGAGGACCTCGGCTATCAGGTCGAGGTGCTGCGCGCCAAGCTGCACGAGGCGCGCCGCAGTCTGGCGACCCGGCCTGCCTACGACAGCGCCGACATCGGCTATCAGGCCGAGCAGATGCTCCGTAATGCGCAGATCCAGGCCGACCAGCTGCGCCAGGACGCCGAGCGGGAGCTGAGCCAGGCCCGCGCGCAGACGCAGCGGATCCTCCAGGAGCACGCCGAGCAGGCCGCCCGCCTCCAGGCGGAGCTGCACCAGGAGGCGGTCACCCGTCGCCAGCAGCTCGACCAGGAGCTCTCCGAGCGCCGGCAGAGCGTCGAGTCGCACGTCAACGAGAACGTGGCGTGGGCCGAGCAGCTGCGGGCCCGCAGCGAGCAGCAGGCCCGCCGGCTGGTCGACGAGTCCCGTGGCGAGGCCGAGCAGGCCCTGGCCGCCGCTCGCGCGGAGGCCGAGCGGGTCGCCGCGGAGGCCCGTCAGCGGCTGCAGAGCGACGCGGAGCAGGCGCGCGCGGAGGCCGAGGCGCTGCTGCGCCGGGCCCGCACCGACGCCGAGCGGCTGCTGAACGCGGCGTCGACGCAGGCCCAGGAGGCCACCGACCACGCCGAGCAGCTGCGCAGTTCGACGGCGACCGAGTCGGACAGCGCGCGCCGTCAGGCCGGCGAGCTGAGCCGGGCCGCCGAGCAGCGCATCAGCGAGGCCGAGACGGCGCTGCGCGAGGCGCGGGCCGAGGCGGAGAAGGTCCTCGCCGAGGCGAAGGAGGCCGCGTCCAAGGCGCTCTCCAGCGCGGAGTCGGCGAACGAACAGCGCACGCGTACGGCGAAGGAGCAGGTCGCCCGGCTGGTCAGCGAGGCCACCAAGGAGGCCGAGACCACCAAGGCCGAGGCCGAGCAGGTCGTCGCGGACGCCAAGACCGCCGCCGAGAAGATCGTCGCGGAGGCCGAGGAGAACGCGCGCAGCCTCACCGCCGAGGAGACCGCGTCCCAGCTCGCCAAGGCGGCCCGTACCGCCGAGGACGTCCTGAACAAGGCGTCCGAGGAAGCCAAGTCGACCACCAAGGCCGCCTCCGAGGAGGCCGAGCGGATCCGCGCCGGGGCCGAGGCCGAGGCGGACCGGCTGCGTGCCGAGGCGCACGACATCGCCGAGCAGCTCAAGGGCACGGCGAAGGACGACACCAAGGAGTACCGCGCCAAGACCGTCGAGCTGCAGGAGGAGGCGCGCCGGCTGCGCGGCGACGCCGAGCAGCTGCGCGCGGACGCCAACGCCGAGGGCGAGCGGATCCGTTCCGAGGCCCGGCGTGAGGCCGTCCAGCAGATCGAGGAGGCGGCCAAGACCGCCGAGGAACTGCTCGCCAAGGCGAAGGCCGACGCGGACGACCAGCGGTCGAACGCGACGACGGAGAGCCAGCGGGTCCGCACCGAGGCCATCGAGCGCGCCACGACGCTGCGCCGGCAGGCCGAGGAGACCCTGGAGCGCACCCGCGCGGAGGCCGAGCGGCACCGGGCGGAGGCCGTCGAGCAGTCCGAGGCCATCACCGCGGAGGCCGAGCGCGCCGCCCGCGAACTGCACGAGGACACCGAGCGGGCCATAGCGGCCCGCCAGGCCGAGGCGGCCGAGGGGCTGACCCGGCTGCACACGGAGGCCGAGGAGCGCCTCGCCTCCGCCGAGCAGGCGCTGACCGACGCGCGCGCCGAGGGCGAGCGCATCCGCCGCGAGGCCGCCGAGGAGATCGACCGGCTGCGCGGCGAGGCCGCCGAGCGGATCCGCACGCTCCAGGCGCAGGCCGAGGCAGAGGCCGAGCGGCTGCGCGACGAGGCCGCTTCCGACGCGTCCGCGTCGCGTGCCGAGGGCGAGTCCATCGCCGTACGGCTGCGCTCGGAGGCCGCGGCGGAGGCCGAGCGGCTCAAGTCGGAGGCACAGGACACCGCGGACCGCGTACGGACGGAGGCGCAGGCCGCCGCCGAGCGGCTCGCCACGGAGGCCGCCGAGGCGCTGTCCGCCGCCCAGGAGGAGGCCGCCAGGCGCCGCCGCGAGGCCGAGGAGCTCCTCGGCGCCGCTCGCCAGGAGGCCGACCAGGAGCGGGAGCGGGCTCGCGAGCAGAGCGAGGAGCTGCTCGCCTCGGCGCGCAACCGCGTGGAGGAGGCCCAGACCGAGGCCGTACGGCTGGTCGAGGAGGCGGACCGCCGGGCGACCGAGATGGTGTCGGCCGCCGAACAGACCGCACAGCAGGTACGGGACTCCGTCGCCGGGCTGCACGAGCAGGCCCAGGAGGAGATCACGGGCCTGCGCAGCGCCGCCGAGCACGCGGCGGAGCGCACGCGCACCGAAGCACAGCAGGAGGCCGACCGGGTCCGCGCCGACGCGTACGCGGAGCGGGAGCGGGCCGCCGAGGACGGCAACCGTGTCCGGCGCGAGGCCCACGAGGAGGCGGAGGCCGCCAAGTCCCTTGCGGAGCGCACGGTTTCGGAGGCGATCACCGAATCCGACCGGCTGCGCTCGGACGCCTCGGAGTTCGTCCAGCGGGCCCGTACGGAGGCGTCGGACACCGTCGCGTCGGCGGAGCAGGACGCCTCACGGGCGCGGGCCGAGGCCCGCGAGGACGCCAACCGCATCCGGTCGGACGCGGCGACGCAGGCCGACACCCTCATCACCGAGGTGACGTCGGAGGCGGAGCGGCTCACGGCGGAGACCAACGCGGAGGCGGAGCGGGTCCGTTCCGAGTCCGTGGCGAAGGCCGAGAAGCTGATCTCGGACGCGACGGGCGACGCGGAGCGGCTGCGCGCCGAGGCGGCCGAGACGGTCGGTTCCGCGCAGCAGCACGCCGAGCGGGTCAGGTCGGAGGCGGAGCGCGTCAAGAACGAGGCGGCCGCCGAGGCCGACCGGCTCATGTCGAACGCACGCGACGAGGCCGACGACACCCTGGACAAGGCGCGCAAGGAGGCCAACAAGCGGCGCTCCGAGGCGGCCGAGCAGGTCGACACGCTGATCACGGAGACGGCCGCCGAGGCCGACAAGCTGATCACGGAGGCCCAGCAGACGGCCCACAAGACCACCGCGGACGCCGAGAGCCATGCCGACACGATGGTCGGCGCCGCCCGCAACGAGGCGGAGCGGCTGGTCTCCGAGGCGACCGTCGAGGGCAACTCGCTGGTGGAGCGGGCCCGGACGGACGCGGACGAGTTGCTGGTCGGTGCGCGCCGGGACGCCACGGCCATAAGAGAGCGCGCGGAGGAGCTTCGTGACCGGATCACCGGCGAGATCGAGGATCTGCACGACCGGGCGCGCCGGGAGTCCGCGGAGACGATGAAGGCGGCGGGCGACCGCTGCGACGCCCTCATCAAGGCTGCCGAGGACCAGCTGAGGGAAGCCGAGGCGAAGGCCAAGGACCTGGTGTCGGAGGCCAACTCCGAGGCGGGCAAGGTCCGGATCGCCGCCGTGAAGAAGGCGGAGGGGCTTCTCAAGGAGGCCGAGCAGAAGAAGGCCGCGCTCATCTCCGAGGCCGAGGCCATCAGATCCGAGGCGGTGCGCGAGGCGCGGGCCGCGGTCGAGGAGGGCAAGCGCGAGCTGGAGGTGCTGGTCCGGCGCCGCGAGGACATCAATGCCGAGATCTCCCGTGTCCAGGACGTCCTTGAGGCGTTGGAGTCGTTTGAGGCCCCGTCGAGTGGCAAGGACGGTGGCGTCAAGGCTGCCGCTGCGGCCGGTGCGACTCGTTCGGGTGGCAAGCCGTCGGAGGGCTAG